A region from the Microbacterium lacus genome encodes:
- a CDS encoding alpha-amylase family protein produces the protein MPRLTAEWTSDIDEVRRLAAGAVGEPDAAFARRFAEHFPTLHPLFVQLYGTREDGLEQLAAVVAEAAASWNARPLELKARDDLREQNPEWYLSNQMLGGVCYVDRYAGDLQGVREQIPYFQELGLTYLHLMPLFESPEGNSDGGYAVSSYRHVNPALGSMDDLASLAADLRLAGISLVVDFIFNHTSNEHEWAKKAVAGEPGYEDFYLIFPDRTMPDEYEKTVREIFPDDHPGSFVQLPDGRWIWATFYHFQWDLNYANPAVFRAMAGEMLFLANRGVEILRMDAVAFIWKQLGTACESLPEAHLLLRAFNAVLRMAAPSLLFKSEAIVHPDEVVEYVSLQECQLSYNPLQMALTWEALATRDPRLLQQALERRHALPAGTAWVNYVRSHDDIGWTFADEDAAEFGIDGFSHRRFLNDFYVGRFPGSFARGVPFQENPKTGDARITGTTASLAGIEARDAGGVDRVVLAHAIALSTGGVPLLYLGDEVAQLNDYSYVDDEATAGDSRWVHRPKRPQQRYAERSDAATDAGRVFRGLTDLIRARQGTPEFAGGELIGFDAKHPAVLGFQRPGRDALILVLANVGDDLALIDPRTLSGFHADAIDVVTGDEVDLTHGLALQPHGYAWLRVRSL, from the coding sequence ATGCCGAGACTCACCGCCGAGTGGACGAGCGACATCGACGAAGTCCGTCGCCTGGCCGCGGGAGCCGTCGGAGAACCCGATGCCGCGTTCGCGCGTCGCTTCGCCGAGCACTTCCCGACGCTGCATCCGCTGTTCGTCCAGCTCTACGGCACCCGCGAGGACGGACTGGAGCAGCTCGCGGCGGTCGTCGCCGAGGCGGCCGCCTCGTGGAACGCCCGCCCGCTCGAGCTCAAGGCGCGTGACGACCTGCGCGAGCAGAACCCGGAGTGGTACCTGTCGAACCAGATGCTCGGCGGCGTCTGCTACGTCGATCGCTACGCCGGCGATCTGCAGGGGGTGCGCGAGCAGATCCCGTACTTCCAGGAGCTCGGTCTGACCTACCTGCACCTCATGCCGCTCTTCGAGAGTCCCGAGGGCAACTCCGACGGCGGCTATGCGGTCTCCAGCTATCGGCACGTGAACCCCGCGCTCGGCTCGATGGACGACCTGGCCTCGCTCGCGGCGGACCTGCGCCTGGCCGGCATCTCGCTCGTGGTCGACTTCATCTTCAACCACACGAGCAACGAGCACGAGTGGGCGAAGAAGGCCGTCGCGGGAGAACCCGGCTACGAGGACTTCTACCTGATCTTCCCCGACCGCACGATGCCGGACGAGTACGAGAAGACGGTGCGGGAGATCTTCCCGGACGATCATCCGGGCAGCTTCGTGCAGCTACCCGACGGGCGATGGATCTGGGCGACGTTCTACCACTTCCAGTGGGACCTCAACTACGCCAACCCCGCGGTCTTCCGCGCGATGGCCGGGGAGATGCTGTTCCTCGCGAACCGGGGCGTGGAGATCCTCCGGATGGACGCCGTGGCCTTCATCTGGAAGCAGCTCGGCACGGCGTGCGAATCACTGCCCGAGGCGCACCTGCTGCTGCGGGCCTTCAACGCGGTGCTGCGGATGGCCGCGCCGAGCCTGCTGTTCAAGTCCGAGGCGATCGTGCACCCCGACGAGGTCGTCGAGTACGTGTCGCTCCAGGAGTGCCAGCTGTCGTACAACCCGCTGCAGATGGCGCTCACGTGGGAGGCGCTCGCGACCCGCGACCCGCGCCTGCTGCAGCAGGCGCTCGAGCGTCGCCACGCTCTGCCCGCCGGCACCGCGTGGGTCAACTACGTGCGCAGCCACGACGACATCGGCTGGACGTTCGCCGACGAGGATGCCGCCGAGTTCGGCATCGACGGGTTCTCGCATCGCCGGTTCCTCAATGACTTCTACGTGGGGCGCTTTCCCGGCAGCTTCGCCCGCGGCGTGCCCTTCCAGGAGAACCCCAAGACCGGAGACGCCCGCATCACGGGGACGACGGCCTCGCTCGCGGGGATCGAGGCGCGGGATGCCGGAGGTGTGGACCGCGTGGTCCTCGCGCACGCGATCGCACTGTCCACCGGCGGGGTTCCGCTGCTCTACCTCGGCGACGAGGTCGCGCAGCTCAACGACTACTCCTACGTCGACGACGAGGCGACGGCGGGCGACAGCCGGTGGGTGCACCGGCCGAAGCGCCCGCAGCAGCGCTATGCGGAGCGGTCGGATGCCGCCACCGACGCGGGCCGCGTGTTCCGGGGTCTGACCGACCTGATCCGCGCGCGGCAGGGCACGCCCGAATTCGCCGGCGGCGAGCTCATCGGCTTCGATGCGAAGCACCCGGCCGTGCTCGGATTCCAGCGGCCCGGCCGCGATGCGCTGATCCTCGTGCTCGCGAACGTCGGGGACGACCTGGCGCTCATCGATCCGCGCACGCTGAGCGGTTTCCACGCCGACGCGATCGACGTCGTCACGGGAGACGAGGTCGACCTGACGCACGGCCTCGCCCTCCAGCCGCACGGCTACGCGTGGCTGCGCGTCCGATCGCTCTGA
- the araA gene encoding L-arabinose isomerase has translation MTRTPLSTTLENYEVWFVTGSQNLYGEETLRQVAEQSQAVAAGLDALPVRVVWKPVLKDSDSIRRLALEVNARDDVIGVVAWMHTFSPAKMWIAGLDALQKPLLHLHTQANVELPWSEIDFDFMNLNQAAHGDREFGYIQTRLGVARKTVVGHVSNPVVRAQIEDWQRAAAGWAASRSLKLARFGDNMRYVAVTEGDKTEAELRFGVQVNTWGVNELADAVAAASAADIDALVQVYLDEYDVASELVPGGERHQSLRDGAAIEIGLRSFLEEGGFGAFTTSFEDLGALTQLPGLAVQRLMADGYGFGAEGDWKTAILVRIANVMGAGLPGGASLMEDYTYDLVPGSERILGAHMLEVSPSLTTARPRLEVHPLGIGGKDDPVRLVFTADPGPALVVAMSDMRDRFRLVANVVENVEAPDLPQLPVGRAIWKPQPDFATSAACWLTAGAAHHTVMTTAVGIEVFRDFADIARTEIVVIDENTTVRGFQNELRWNQAYYRLAQGF, from the coding sequence ATGACCCGCACGCCTCTTTCCACCACGCTCGAGAACTACGAGGTGTGGTTCGTCACCGGCAGCCAGAATCTGTACGGCGAGGAGACTCTCCGCCAGGTGGCAGAGCAGTCCCAGGCCGTGGCGGCGGGCCTGGATGCGCTGCCGGTGAGGGTCGTCTGGAAGCCGGTTCTGAAGGATTCGGACTCGATCCGCCGCCTTGCACTGGAGGTGAACGCGCGCGACGACGTGATCGGCGTGGTCGCGTGGATGCACACGTTCAGCCCGGCGAAGATGTGGATCGCGGGCCTGGACGCGCTGCAGAAACCGTTGCTGCACCTGCACACGCAGGCCAACGTCGAGCTGCCGTGGTCGGAGATCGACTTCGACTTCATGAACCTGAACCAGGCCGCGCACGGCGACCGGGAGTTCGGGTACATCCAGACCCGGCTGGGCGTGGCGCGCAAGACCGTGGTCGGGCACGTGTCGAATCCGGTGGTGCGGGCTCAGATCGAGGACTGGCAGCGGGCGGCGGCGGGGTGGGCGGCGTCCCGCTCCCTCAAGCTCGCGCGTTTCGGTGACAACATGCGCTACGTCGCGGTCACCGAGGGCGACAAGACCGAGGCGGAGCTGCGCTTCGGGGTGCAGGTGAACACGTGGGGCGTGAACGAGCTCGCGGATGCCGTCGCCGCGGCATCCGCGGCGGACATCGACGCGCTCGTGCAGGTCTACCTCGACGAATACGACGTGGCGTCCGAGCTGGTTCCCGGCGGGGAGCGGCACCAGTCTCTCCGTGACGGGGCCGCGATCGAGATCGGGCTGCGGTCCTTCCTCGAGGAGGGCGGGTTCGGCGCGTTCACGACGAGCTTCGAAGACCTCGGTGCCCTCACGCAGCTGCCGGGGCTCGCGGTGCAGCGCCTCATGGCCGACGGGTACGGGTTCGGCGCGGAGGGGGACTGGAAGACCGCGATCCTCGTCCGGATCGCCAATGTGATGGGTGCGGGGCTCCCGGGCGGCGCGAGCCTGATGGAGGACTACACGTACGACCTCGTGCCGGGCTCGGAGCGCATCCTCGGCGCGCACATGCTCGAGGTCTCCCCGTCGCTGACGACCGCCCGGCCGCGCCTGGAGGTCCACCCGCTGGGCATCGGCGGGAAGGATGACCCGGTCCGGCTCGTGTTCACCGCCGACCCCGGGCCCGCGCTCGTGGTCGCGATGAGCGACATGCGCGACCGGTTCCGGCTCGTCGCGAACGTCGTGGAGAACGTCGAAGCCCCGGATCTGCCGCAGCTCCCGGTCGGGCGGGCGATCTGGAAGCCCCAGCCCGACTTCGCCACGTCCGCCGCGTGCTGGCTCACCGCGGGCGCTGCGCACCACACGGTCATGACCACCGCGGTCGGCATCGAGGTCTTCCGCGACTTCGCCGACATCGCCCGCACCGAAATCGTCGTGATCGACGAGAACACCACGGTCCGCGGCTTCCAGAACGAACTGCGCTGGAACCAGGCGTACTACCGCCTCGCCCAGGGCTTCTGA
- a CDS encoding xylulokinase, producing MSVIGQGRAVLGIELGSTRIKACLIDPDRPTDVLAVGSHEWENEFHDRVWTYPLDAVWSGVQAAYAQLIIDARTRHGVVPESFAAIGVSAMMHGYLALDADGALLTPFRTWRNTSTGVAAEELTALFGVNIPLRWSIAHFHQAVLDAEVHVADVAHLTTLAGYVHAMLTGRRVLGVGDASGMFPIDTATGDYDARLVGLFDRLDADALAGRSVTDLLPAVLPAGADAGTLTAAGAVLLDPTGTLRPGIPLCPPEGDAGTGMVATNAVAPRTGNVSAGTSIFAMVVLEKPLTRVHHELDLVTTPSGDLVAMVHCNNGASELAAWAGMFARFADAAGAALSTDEVFDLLFREALAGDADAGGLLAYNHLAGEPIVGLDQGRPLFVRTPDSRFTLANVMRAQLYGVFGTLALGMRVLDGEGVRLDRMFAHGGMFRTAGVAQRFLAGALDAPVAVGDTASEGGAWGIAVLAAFAAAPGRRALPDYLDDVVFRDAQTITVDADPVDVAGFTSYLERYRAGLAVEAAAVTAL from the coding sequence ATGAGCGTCATCGGCCAGGGGCGAGCGGTGCTGGGCATCGAACTCGGCTCGACACGCATCAAGGCGTGCCTCATCGACCCCGATCGCCCGACCGATGTGCTCGCGGTGGGCAGTCACGAGTGGGAGAACGAGTTCCACGACCGCGTGTGGACCTACCCGCTCGACGCGGTGTGGTCGGGAGTCCAGGCCGCCTACGCCCAGCTGATCATCGACGCGCGGACGCGTCACGGCGTCGTGCCGGAGAGCTTCGCGGCGATCGGGGTGTCCGCGATGATGCACGGCTACCTCGCCCTCGACGCCGACGGAGCGCTCCTCACCCCCTTCCGCACGTGGCGCAACACCTCGACCGGTGTCGCCGCAGAAGAGCTCACCGCGCTGTTCGGCGTCAACATCCCGCTTCGCTGGTCCATCGCGCACTTCCATCAGGCGGTGCTCGACGCCGAAGTGCACGTCGCCGATGTCGCGCACCTGACGACTCTCGCGGGCTATGTCCATGCGATGCTGACGGGTCGCCGCGTGCTGGGGGTCGGCGACGCCTCGGGCATGTTCCCGATCGACACCGCGACCGGGGACTACGACGCGCGGCTCGTCGGTCTCTTCGACCGGCTGGATGCCGACGCCCTCGCCGGCCGCAGCGTCACGGACCTGCTTCCCGCGGTCCTCCCCGCGGGCGCGGACGCGGGCACGCTCACGGCCGCGGGGGCGGTGCTGCTGGATCCGACCGGGACGCTGCGGCCCGGCATCCCGCTCTGTCCGCCCGAAGGCGACGCCGGCACGGGGATGGTCGCGACGAACGCGGTGGCCCCGCGGACCGGCAACGTCAGCGCGGGCACGAGCATCTTCGCGATGGTCGTGCTGGAGAAGCCCCTCACCCGCGTCCACCACGAGCTCGACCTGGTCACGACGCCCTCGGGCGACCTGGTGGCGATGGTGCACTGCAACAACGGCGCGAGCGAGCTGGCCGCCTGGGCGGGGATGTTCGCACGGTTCGCCGATGCCGCCGGCGCCGCCCTCAGCACCGATGAGGTCTTCGATCTGCTGTTCCGTGAAGCACTCGCGGGGGATGCCGATGCCGGTGGCCTGCTCGCCTACAACCACCTCGCCGGCGAGCCGATCGTGGGCCTGGACCAGGGCCGTCCGCTCTTCGTCCGGACGCCGGACAGTCGCTTCACCTTGGCCAACGTCATGCGCGCCCAGCTGTACGGCGTCTTCGGGACACTTGCCCTCGGCATGAGGGTCCTCGATGGCGAGGGGGTGCGGTTGGACCGCATGTTCGCGCACGGTGGCATGTTCCGCACCGCGGGCGTGGCGCAGCGGTTCCTCGCCGGCGCTCTCGATGCCCCCGTCGCCGTCGGCGACACGGCATCCGAGGGTGGAGCCTGGGGGATCGCCGTCCTCGCCGCGTTCGCGGCGGCTCCCGGCCGACGCGCGCTGCCCGACTATCTCGATGACGTCGTCTTCCGTGACGCGCAGACCATCACGGTGGATGCCGACCCCGTCGACGTCGCCGGCTTCACCTCCTACCTCGAGCGCTACCGCGCCGGCCTCGCGGTCGAAGCCGCGGCCGTGACCGCCCTGTGA
- a CDS encoding L-ribulose-5-phosphate 4-epimerase, with the protein MDSETQVQREIAAVRADVAALHAELVRYGLVVWTGGNVSGRVPGADLFVIKPSGVSYDDLTAENMILCDLDGNVVEGTPGSERAPSSDTAAHAYVYRHMPEVGGVVHTHSTFAVAWAARGEEIPCVITAMADEFGGPIPIGPFAIIGDDSIGRGIVQTLRGHRSRAVLMQNHGPFTIGTSAKDAVKAAVMVEDVARTVHYAREAGPLIPIPQEAIDRLYDRYQNVYGQSADERR; encoded by the coding sequence GTGGATTCCGAGACCCAGGTTCAGCGTGAGATCGCCGCCGTCCGCGCTGACGTGGCGGCGCTGCACGCCGAGCTCGTCCGCTACGGGCTGGTCGTGTGGACCGGCGGGAATGTGTCCGGCCGCGTCCCGGGGGCGGACCTGTTCGTGATCAAGCCGTCGGGGGTGTCCTACGACGACCTGACAGCCGAGAACATGATCCTCTGCGACCTCGACGGCAACGTGGTCGAGGGGACTCCGGGCAGCGAGCGGGCGCCGTCCAGCGACACCGCCGCGCACGCGTACGTGTACCGCCACATGCCCGAGGTCGGCGGCGTCGTGCACACGCATTCGACGTTCGCCGTGGCGTGGGCCGCACGCGGCGAGGAGATCCCGTGCGTGATCACGGCGATGGCGGACGAGTTCGGCGGGCCGATCCCGATCGGGCCGTTCGCGATCATCGGCGACGACTCGATCGGCCGGGGCATCGTGCAGACGCTGCGCGGGCATCGCTCGCGCGCCGTGCTGATGCAGAATCACGGGCCGTTCACGATCGGCACGTCGGCGAAGGACGCCGTGAAGGCCGCGGTCATGGTCGAAGACGTCGCCCGCACGGTGCACTACGCCCGGGAGGCGGGCCCGCTGATCCCGATCCCGCAGGAGGCGATCGACCGGCTGTACGACCGCTACCAGAACGTGTACGGCCAGTCCGCGGACGAACGCCGATGA
- a CDS encoding substrate-binding domain-containing protein, with amino-acid sequence MSDQRPPGPQKASIYDVAERAGVSHMTVSRVLNGHPSIRESTRTRVLQAIEDLQYTRSAIARALARRRSMRIGVIVESAEQWGPNSTLRAIERAARGFEYSVSSYTTAGDDGAQLTSGIADLVAQGIDALCVIAPRTSSLDRLREHSAHMPTLVIGADAEEGLHTAAVDQSAGARLAVAHLIECGHREIAHVSGPPDWHDARAREQAWREVMTDAGLVPSVKATGDWTSDSGYRMGTELDVERVTAIFAANDQMTLGLMHGLAERGIRVPDDLSIVGYDDLPDARHFLPPLTTVRQDFGALGVLAVQRLVDALDGGELAHRDLIAPELIVRSSTAPPRI; translated from the coding sequence CATGACGGTCTCGCGCGTGCTGAACGGACACCCGAGCATCCGCGAATCCACGCGCACACGCGTACTCCAGGCGATCGAGGACCTGCAGTACACGCGCAGCGCGATCGCCCGCGCGCTCGCCCGTCGCCGGTCCATGCGGATCGGCGTGATCGTCGAGAGTGCCGAGCAATGGGGGCCGAACAGTACGCTGCGCGCGATCGAGCGGGCCGCGCGCGGTTTCGAGTACTCGGTGAGCAGCTACACCACCGCCGGTGACGACGGCGCGCAGCTGACGTCCGGCATCGCGGATCTTGTCGCACAAGGCATCGATGCCCTCTGCGTGATCGCGCCGCGAACGTCGTCCCTCGATCGCCTGCGCGAGCACAGCGCCCACATGCCCACGCTCGTGATCGGAGCGGATGCCGAGGAAGGCCTCCATACGGCGGCGGTCGATCAGTCCGCGGGCGCTCGTCTCGCTGTCGCACATTTGATCGAGTGCGGGCATCGCGAGATCGCGCACGTGTCGGGGCCCCCCGACTGGCACGACGCGCGGGCGCGCGAACAGGCCTGGCGCGAGGTCATGACGGATGCCGGGCTCGTGCCGTCTGTGAAGGCTACGGGGGACTGGACATCGGACTCCGGTTACCGCATGGGCACAGAACTTGATGTCGAACGCGTCACGGCGATCTTCGCGGCCAACGACCAGATGACTCTCGGGCTCATGCACGGACTCGCGGAGCGCGGCATCCGTGTGCCCGATGATCTGAGCATCGTCGGCTACGACGATCTTCCGGATGCGCGTCACTTCCTGCCGCCGCTCACGACCGTCCGCCAGGATTTCGGCGCGCTCGGCGTCCTCGCCGTGCAGCGGCTCGTCGATGCTCTCGACGGCGGCGAGCTCGCGCACCGTGACCTCATCGCTCCCGAACTCATCGTCCGGTCGTCGACGGCGCCGCCCCGGATCTGA